A window from Ignavibacteriota bacterium encodes these proteins:
- a CDS encoding ion transporter, protein MQLKNIVENNETKSGRIFDFVIQFLIIISLISFTIETIPNLSNQTIFWLNLIEIICVTIFTIEYLLRLVFANKKYKFIFSFYGLIDLFAILPFYLSSGIDLRSIRIFRLFRLLRAFKLFRYSKALQRFNDAFNSVKAELFLFLVATLFLLYVSSVGIYYFENEAQPDKFSSIFHCLWWAGATLTTVGYGDVYPITIGGRIFTSFVVLIGIGIVAIPTGLIASALTKVVNEEK, encoded by the coding sequence ATGCAACTAAAAAATATTGTTGAAAATAACGAAACAAAGTCTGGAAGAATTTTTGATTTTGTAATTCAATTTTTAATAATAATTTCATTAATTAGTTTTACTATTGAAACAATCCCAAATTTAAGTAATCAAACAATATTTTGGTTAAATCTCATCGAAATAATTTGTGTTACTATTTTTACAATAGAATATTTACTTAGACTAGTTTTTGCAAATAAAAAGTATAAATTTATTTTTAGTTTTTATGGATTAATAGATCTTTTTGCAATTTTACCTTTCTACTTATCAAGCGGAATTGATTTACGTTCAATAAGAATATTTCGATTATTTAGACTTTTAAGAGCTTTTAAATTATTTAGATATAGCAAAGCATTACAAAGATTCAATGATGCTTTTAATTCAGTTAAAGCAGAATTGTTTCTTTTTTTAGTTGCAACTCTATTTTTACTTTATGTTTCTTCTGTTGGTATTTATTATTTCGAAAATGAAGCCCAACCAGACAAATTTTCTTCAATATTTCATTGTTTATGGTGGGCAGGCGCAACCTTAACAACTGTAGGTTATGGAGATGTCTATCCTATAACAATTGGCGGTAGAATATTTACTTCATTTGTTGTATTAATTGGAATTGGAATTGTTGCAATCCCAACTGGATTAATTGCCTCAGCATTAACAAAAGTTGTGAATGAAGAAAAATAA
- a CDS encoding RES family NAD+ phosphorylase: MKEFNTWKSYRNFAKTIRYDNRYFFNQEIKIFLDTLIHTRQSRINKIGKGTVYWRAQLGCQLIPKFENGKHNYDIQLPYPKERMKPLPNQAKEGRANPAGIPYLYVSTNRNTALAEVRPWIGSEISLAKLKTNKDLTLIDCSKNNSTIRYHLDEPNPELREQIVWADIDNAFSKPITSADSSTDYIPTQIISELFRNHGYDGIIYKSTLGKGLNITLFNLECAEIIDCQLYNLEHLSFKFTKTSGKKKTTIILRNSNL; encoded by the coding sequence ATGAAAGAATTTAATACTTGGAAAAGTTATAGGAATTTTGCCAAAACAATTAGATATGATAATAGATATTTCTTTAATCAAGAAATAAAAATATTCCTTGATACTTTAATCCATACGAGACAGTCACGGATAAATAAAATTGGTAAAGGGACAGTTTATTGGCGTGCTCAATTAGGTTGTCAATTAATTCCCAAATTCGAAAATGGAAAACACAATTATGATATACAACTACCTTACCCCAAAGAAAGAATGAAACCATTACCTAATCAAGCAAAGGAAGGGCGCGCAAACCCTGCTGGAATTCCATATTTATATGTTTCAACTAATAGGAATACTGCTCTTGCAGAAGTTCGACCTTGGATTGGTTCTGAAATTTCACTTGCTAAACTAAAAACAAATAAAGATTTGACTCTTATAGATTGTTCAAAAAATAATTCCACCATTAGATATCATCTTGATGAACCAAATCCAGAATTAAGAGAACAAATAGTTTGGGCAGATATAGACAATGCTTTTTCAAAACCTATTACCTCTGCCGATAGTTCAACCGATTATATACCAACTCAAATAATTTCCGAATTATTCAGAAATCACGGATACGATGGAATAATATATAAAAGCACTTTAGGAAAAGGGTTAAATATCACTTTATTCAATTTAGAATGTGCTGAGATCATTGATTGTCAACTATATAATCTTGAACATTTAAGTTTTAAATTCACTAAAACTAGTGGAAAGAAAAAAACAACAATAATATTACGTAATTCTAATTTGTAA
- a CDS encoding T9SS type A sorting domain-containing protein produces the protein MKKIIILIFLNLNIIFPQNNELNEAILYYPLHIGDYWQYSLTKSHLAGSNYEHLGYASIEIVGDTVLENEKRYFQKKFENMNNYYILDHLKSKYLRIDSTSGIVYGKSTTDNEYAVDSLLANIDDFTQSFRLVDLTTKNILGNDRLTKHYIPYWISSYDYYGWEISQGLGLTYTYYGDATQMEKYEYRLLYAKINGNEYGELVSVELEKTISNNFILNQNYPNPFNPNTTISFTLGKGQNVKLKIYNTLGEIIETLIDNYKNPGFYEVEFNGIKYSSGIYYYVVQNEDVTLIRKMLLLK, from the coding sequence ATGAAAAAAATAATCATTCTAATATTTCTAAATTTGAACATTATTTTTCCTCAAAATAATGAACTAAATGAAGCCATATTATATTATCCCTTACATATTGGGGATTATTGGCAATATAGTCTTACTAAGTCCCACTTAGCCGGTTCAAATTATGAGCATTTGGGATATGCAAGTATTGAAATTGTTGGAGACACAGTTTTAGAAAATGAGAAAAGATATTTTCAAAAAAAGTTTGAGAATATGAACAACTATTATATTCTAGACCATTTAAAATCAAAGTACTTAAGAATAGATTCAACCAGTGGAATAGTTTATGGTAAAAGTACAACAGATAATGAATATGCAGTTGATAGTTTGTTAGCAAATATAGATGACTTTACGCAATCATTCAGATTAGTTGACTTAACAACAAAAAATATTCTTGGAAATGATAGACTAACAAAACACTATATCCCATATTGGATTTCAAGTTATGATTATTATGGATGGGAAATATCACAAGGTTTAGGACTTACATACACCTATTATGGAGATGCTACTCAAATGGAAAAGTATGAATACAGATTGTTATATGCAAAAATTAATGGGAATGAATATGGAGAATTAGTTTCAGTGGAATTAGAAAAAACTATATCAAATAATTTTATATTGAACCAAAATTATCCAAATCCATTTAATCCTAATACAACAATAAGTTTTACTCTAGGAAAAGGACAGAATGTAAAATTAAAAATATATAATACACTTGGGGAAATTATTGAAACATTAATTGATAATTATAAAAATCCCGGTTTTTATGAAGTCGAATTCAATGGAATTAAATATTCAAGTGGAATATATTATTATGTTGTTCAAAATGAGGATGTAACTTTAATTAGGAAAATGTTACTATTAAAATAG
- a CDS encoding T9SS type A sorting domain-containing protein: protein MNKYKLIFIISLTIQSIVNCQWVQSDLINKDLFITAISAKDSVIFLGCKNFGDSVIVNYYYSKDYGTTWKESYSNNANHPNIFIISDNYIFAGDGYEGGNIYRTSDWGISWEKCFNNGIGVTSMAQYGNNIYAGTTSDFSFQGVWKSTDYGNNWIDIWQEGSVLSVRSLIAIDSFIIAGTSTIGVYGSSDNGETWHELNNGLPSNSYIKSMILFNNKIFAGVTYEEQKSGNYYSTDFGLNWLPLNDGIGDFSIHSFASDGNYLFSIAGSKVYVLLENENKWKEITDDLPDLYILSIAVSGDNLFLGAVENGLWYRKISNITKVINEKKKQDLFALSQNYPNPFNPTTKINYQLGRASNVTIKVFDCLGRLIKTLVDEYKPQGLYSLNFDASTLVSGIYFYQLSTDEFITTKKMIILQ from the coding sequence ATGAACAAATATAAATTAATATTCATCATTTCTCTCACAATACAATCCATTGTAAATTGTCAATGGGTGCAGTCGGACCTAATTAATAAAGATTTATTCATTACTGCTATCTCCGCAAAGGATAGTGTAATTTTTCTAGGATGCAAAAACTTTGGGGATAGTGTTATTGTTAATTATTACTATTCAAAAGATTACGGTACTACATGGAAAGAAAGTTATAGTAACAATGCAAATCACCCAAATATTTTTATTATTTCGGATAATTATATTTTTGCTGGTGATGGATATGAAGGAGGCAATATTTATCGAACTTCTGACTGGGGAATAAGTTGGGAAAAATGTTTTAATAATGGTATTGGAGTAACTTCAATGGCTCAATATGGGAATAATATTTATGCTGGAACAACAAGTGATTTTAGCTTTCAAGGTGTATGGAAATCCACTGATTATGGCAACAATTGGATAGACATTTGGCAAGAAGGTAGTGTATTAAGTGTTCGGTCATTAATTGCAATCGATTCATTTATTATTGCTGGCACAAGTACAATTGGAGTTTATGGATCATCAGACAATGGAGAAACTTGGCATGAGTTGAATAATGGTTTACCGTCTAATAGTTACATAAAAAGTATGATATTATTTAATAATAAAATCTTTGCTGGAGTAACTTATGAAGAACAGAAATCAGGAAATTATTATTCTACAGATTTTGGATTAAACTGGTTACCATTAAATGATGGAATTGGAGATTTTTCTATTCATAGTTTTGCCTCAGATGGAAATTACTTATTTTCTATAGCAGGTTCAAAAGTATATGTTTTACTTGAAAATGAAAACAAGTGGAAAGAAATTACAGATGATTTACCAGATTTGTATATCTTATCTATTGCTGTTTCTGGAGATAATCTATTTTTAGGTGCTGTGGAGAATGGTCTTTGGTACCGAAAAATTTCAAATATAACAAAAGTAATAAATGAAAAAAAGAAACAAGATTTGTTTGCACTTTCACAAAATTATCCTAATCCGTTTAATCCAACAACGAAAATAAATTATCAATTAGGTCGAGCAAGTAATGTTACAATTAAAGTATTTGATTGTCTTGGAAGATTAATTAAAACCTTAGTTGACGAATATAAACCCCAAGGCTTATACTCACTTAATTTTGATGCTTCAACTTTGGTTAGCGGTATTTATTTCTATCAATTAAGCACTGATGAATTTATTACAACAAAAAAAATGATAATTTTACAATAA
- a CDS encoding transposase, with protein sequence MYYTGIDLHKFTSYLTTVDSSGNIIKQQNIKNTDYNFVQYFSDLGTENLTTVESTMTWYWLDDLLNSLKIPLVLAHAKYVKAIAYAKVKTDKVDSHTLAQLLRMDYIPEAYKISIQNRTLRDALRARLKIVQRHTSVTNSMYLLLAKFNFDNPSQLFGISKYQYQQLANLESLLNDQILDLEKQLYPILIPNQDIQRLLWIPGIGKLNAFNIVLEVDDINRFESINNFYSYCRLSPSARNSAGKAIQRSSKDGNKYLKVVFSDAAVHAIQYYPVIRKIQ encoded by the coding sequence ATGTATTACACCGGAATCGATCTTCACAAGTTTACTTCATATCTAACAACTGTTGATTCATCCGGAAATATTATCAAACAGCAAAACATTAAGAACACAGATTATAATTTTGTTCAATATTTTTCTGATCTTGGAACTGAGAATTTAACAACTGTTGAATCCACTATGACTTGGTATTGGTTAGATGATTTACTCAATTCTCTAAAAATACCATTAGTCCTTGCCCATGCTAAATATGTTAAAGCTATTGCTTATGCCAAAGTTAAAACCGATAAAGTTGATTCTCACACTCTTGCGCAACTCCTTCGTATGGATTACATTCCAGAAGCTTATAAAATTTCTATTCAAAACAGAACTCTCAGAGATGCTCTTAGAGCTAGATTAAAAATAGTTCAACGGCATACTTCTGTAACCAACTCTATGTATCTGCTTTTAGCTAAATTTAACTTCGATAATCCATCTCAGCTATTTGGTATCTCTAAATACCAATATCAACAATTAGCAAACTTAGAATCTTTACTCAATGATCAAATTCTTGATCTTGAAAAACAACTCTATCCAATCTTAATTCCTAATCAAGACATTCAACGGTTACTCTGGATTCCCGGTATTGGGAAGTTGAATGCTTTCAACATTGTTCTAGAAGTTGATGATATTAACCGGTTTGAATCTATTAACAACTTCTATTCTTACTGCCGTTTATCTCCTTCTGCTCGTAACTCTGCCGGCAAAGCTATACAACGTTCCTCTAAAGATGGGAACAAATATCTTAAGGTTGTTTTCTCTGATGCTGCTGTTCATGCTATTCAATATTACCCAGTAATAAGAAAAATACAATAA
- a CDS encoding integron integrase: protein MQEKKPKLIEEVINYLRLKHYSIRTEEAYINWIKRFIIFHNKRHPLEMGDKEIREFLTKLAVKDKVAASTQNQALCAIIFLYKEVLKKKVGELEEMVWSSKPKKLPVVFSKDEVRAVLKNLNGIDWIVSNILYGAGLRLIECLRLRVQDIDFSLNQIIVRNGKGDKDRITILPEIVKSALKERIKEIQIQHKEDLEKGYGKVYLPFALEKKYPNANTEIGWQYLFPADKLSEDPRSGVIRRHHLGESAIQKAVKTAMGKAGIKKSAGCHTFRHSFATHLLDRGIDIRTIQELLGHESLNTTMIYTHIINKGAFGIMSPVDTL from the coding sequence ATGCAAGAAAAAAAGCCGAAATTAATTGAAGAAGTAATCAATTATTTACGACTTAAACATTACAGCATAAGAACCGAAGAGGCTTATATAAATTGGATAAAAAGATTTATAATATTTCACAATAAAAGACATCCGCTAGAAATGGGTGATAAGGAAATACGGGAATTTTTAACAAAATTAGCAGTTAAAGATAAAGTAGCAGCATCTACACAGAACCAAGCTTTATGTGCAATAATATTTCTTTACAAAGAAGTATTGAAAAAGAAAGTCGGCGAATTGGAAGAAATGGTATGGTCGAGTAAGCCAAAGAAATTACCGGTAGTTTTTTCCAAGGATGAAGTAAGAGCAGTATTAAAGAACTTAAACGGAATAGATTGGATAGTAAGCAATATACTTTACGGTGCCGGATTAAGATTGATTGAATGTTTAAGGTTACGAGTACAGGATATTGATTTTTCACTAAATCAAATAATTGTAAGAAACGGCAAAGGTGATAAAGATAGAATTACAATTTTACCAGAAATAGTAAAATCAGCATTAAAAGAAAGAATTAAAGAAATACAGATTCAACATAAAGAAGATTTAGAAAAAGGATATGGAAAAGTTTATTTACCGTTTGCCTTAGAAAAGAAATATCCGAATGCAAACACGGAAATAGGCTGGCAATATTTATTTCCGGCAGATAAATTATCAGAAGATCCGAGAAGTGGAGTAATAAGAAGGCATCATTTAGGAGAGAGCGCAATACAAAAAGCAGTAAAAACGGCAATGGGGAAAGCGGGAATTAAAAAAAGTGCAGGATGCCATACTTTTAGACATTCATTTGCAACACATTTATTAGATAGAGGCATAGATATAAGAACTATACAGGAATTACTTGGACATGAATCACTAAATACAACAATGATTTACACACATATAATAAATAAAGGTGCATTTGGGATAATGAGTCCCGTTGATACGTTGTAA
- a CDS encoding DUF4279 domain-containing protein: protein MKKFNDKYETCERTYATLCIYPNKYGPNFISETLNIKATKLQFAGEKVHEKIERKHKINAWFLSSKDKIESKDSRRHIQWIIDQIKGNEEQIITLQKKKIRMYIFCFWSSAHGHGGPTIDPEHMKYLGELNLEIVYDFYC, encoded by the coding sequence ATGAAGAAATTTAATGATAAATATGAAACTTGTGAAAGAACTTATGCAACATTGTGTATTTATCCAAATAAATATGGACCAAATTTCATAAGTGAAACTCTAAATATTAAAGCGACTAAATTACAGTTTGCTGGTGAAAAAGTTCACGAGAAAATTGAGAGAAAGCATAAAATAAATGCATGGTTTTTATCTTCCAAAGATAAAATCGAATCAAAAGATTCAAGAAGGCATATTCAATGGATTATTGACCAAATTAAAGGAAATGAAGAACAAATAATAACTTTACAAAAGAAAAAAATAAGAATGTATATATTTTGTTTTTGGTCAAGTGCACATGGTCATGGTGGTCCGACAATTGATCCCGAACACATGAAATATTTGGGTGAATTGAATTTAGAAATAGTATATGATTTTTATTGTTAA
- a CDS encoding outer membrane beta-barrel protein, whose amino-acid sequence MKKSFVLILFLAFSTVIFSQNPVSKNTYSIGGEISYYHYSEDEGSSSHLWMYPSFGYFFIDNLYTGIMLSYSYVSNDGFSNSSYGIGPEVRYYFTKNNINPFIGLDYGYSLNIDSDDDEVTSSSFTATLGLDLFITNYFAIEGSINYSINNREFSSDYGSSNNETNVFRIGFGTRVFIQ is encoded by the coding sequence ATGAAGAAATCATTTGTTTTAATTTTATTCTTGGCATTTTCAACTGTTATATTTTCGCAAAATCCAGTATCAAAAAATACCTATAGTATTGGTGGAGAAATTAGTTATTATCACTATTCTGAAGATGAAGGTAGTTCTAGTCATTTATGGATGTATCCTAGTTTTGGTTATTTTTTTATTGATAATCTCTATACTGGAATTATGCTATCTTATTCTTACGTATCAAATGATGGATTTTCAAATTCTTCGTATGGAATTGGACCAGAGGTAAGGTATTATTTTACAAAAAATAATATTAATCCATTTATTGGATTAGATTATGGATATTCATTAAATATTGATAGTGATGATGATGAGGTTACATCGTCTTCTTTTACAGCTACTTTAGGTTTAGATTTATTTATTACAAATTATTTTGCTATTGAAGGCAGTATTAATTACAGTATAAATAATAGAGAATTTTCTTCTGATTATGGTTCAAGTAATAATGAAACAAATGTTTTTAGAATTGGATTTGGAACAAGGGTATTTATTCAATAA